One window of Sphingobacteriales bacterium genomic DNA carries:
- a CDS encoding T9SS type A sorting domain-containing protein: MFTRPIGAKIQNNTNYLFSNTYPTVNCAYDPNDKTVTPSGIGEQNYTLMDEELFYTIRFQNTGNDTAFYVRITDVLSSHLDHNSFRIINSSHDMQTYRYSNGLVEFHFHDIMLPDSTTNEPGSHGFVMFAVKPLPSLSDNTPVNNTADIYFDQNPPIITNTTLNTLVYELPASPPLPITLTRFTGTVQPQDNLLQWTTAAEVNNAYFTLQYSPNGNEFTSLAQIAGAGTTSTAKSYQHSHSNPFPLTYYRLLQTDYDGTTRQAGEVITMNRTRPAGSFALTHILPNPTKNSATITYTTPQSQPVTLILYDLTGRLLFEKNLQPTFGTNNYVLDMLPYPQGLYVVTFNNGVEVVSGRVVKE; this comes from the coding sequence GTGTTTACTCGTCCCATAGGCGCAAAAATACAAAATAATACAAACTATTTATTCAGTAATACTTACCCGACAGTAAATTGTGCTTACGACCCCAACGACAAAACAGTTACACCATCGGGTATCGGTGAGCAAAACTATACCCTCATGGACGAGGAACTGTTTTACACCATCCGATTTCAAAACACCGGCAACGACACCGCTTTTTACGTGCGCATCACCGATGTGCTGTCCTCCCATTTAGACCACAACAGTTTCCGGATTATCAACAGCAGCCATGACATGCAAACCTACCGCTACTCAAATGGCTTGGTAGAATTTCATTTTCACGATATCATGCTGCCCGACAGCACAACCAACGAACCCGGCAGTCACGGCTTCGTGATGTTTGCTGTTAAACCTCTCCCCAGCTTATCCGATAACACCCCCGTAAACAACACCGCCGACATTTACTTTGACCAAAACCCGCCCATCATCACCAATACCACTCTGAATACGCTGGTTTACGAACTGCCTGCCTCGCCCCCTCTGCCCATAACGCTCACCCGATTCACCGGTACGGTTCAACCCCAAGACAACCTCCTCCAATGGACAACGGCAGCAGAGGTTAACAATGCCTACTTCACCCTCCAATACTCACCTAATGGCAACGAGTTTACTTCCCTCGCCCAAATAGCCGGAGCAGGCACCACTTCCACAGCAAAGAGCTACCAACATTCACACAGTAATCCCTTCCCGCTCACCTACTACCGCCTCCTCCAAACCGATTACGACGGAACCACAAGGCAGGCAGGAGAAGTCATCACCATGAACCGAACCCGACCCGCCGGAAGTTTTGCCCTAACCCATATCCTGCCCAACCCCACCAAGAACTCAGCCACAATAACCTACACCACCCCACAATCCCAACCCGTTACCCTAATCCTATACGACCTGACCGGAAGACTGCTGTTTGAAAAAAACCTACAGCCAACCTTTGGAACAAACAACTACGTTTTAGATATGCTGCCTTATCCGCAGGGTTTGTATGTGGTTACGTTCAACAACGGGGTTGAGGTGGTTTCTGGGAGGGTGGTGAAGGAGTAG